Proteins found in one Prochlorothrix hollandica PCC 9006 = CALU 1027 genomic segment:
- a CDS encoding phycobiliprotein lyase, whose protein sequence is MNALDFFHRSAGQWRSRRTTHHLALRRAETGSSLITVESLGSEDDRIRGICQFHGIDPNLALGGAFISWKGSMEWDQSSESHQGTSVFALVPDAPAADTGRLLRDQGYGEMMPVVGRYHMATGDRLLLSTDYETLSATEEFWFANPQLRLRVSTVKRLGGFVNSSFCTETRLDSQHPACSLEAPSDFPPSAIGW, encoded by the coding sequence ATGAATGCCCTAGACTTTTTTCACCGCAGTGCTGGCCAATGGCGATCGCGGCGCACCACCCATCACCTGGCCCTGCGGCGGGCGGAAACCGGCAGTTCCCTGATTACGGTGGAGTCCTTGGGGTCCGAGGACGATCGCATCCGTGGCATTTGCCAGTTCCATGGCATTGATCCGAACCTGGCCCTGGGGGGAGCCTTTATTAGCTGGAAGGGATCCATGGAATGGGATCAAAGCTCCGAGTCCCACCAAGGTACCAGCGTCTTTGCCCTGGTGCCCGATGCCCCCGCTGCCGATACGGGACGACTGTTGCGGGATCAGGGCTATGGGGAAATGATGCCGGTGGTGGGGCGCTATCACATGGCCACGGGCGATCGGCTGCTGCTGTCTACGGACTATGAAACCCTCAGCGCCACGGAGGAATTTTGGTTTGCCAATCCCCAACTGCGGCTGCGGGTCAGCACGGTGAAGCGCCTGGGGGGCTTTGTCAATTCCTCCTTTTGCACGGAAACCCGCCTCGATTCCCAGCACCCCGCCTGTTCCCTAGAAGCCCCCAGCGACTTTCCCCCCTCAGCCATAGGATGGTAG
- a CDS encoding bifunctional orotidine-5'-phosphate decarboxylase/orotate phosphoribosyltransferase, with protein MTFLAKLNGAMARNQSLWCLGLDPNPEVMPEAYRRPYDRDRHHLHAVEILWDWMQYIIDSTADRVCAYKPTLGFYTALGAPGLDLLAKTLAAIPADIPVILDAKHQDLSSSTVLAQTAFGQWQVDAITLSPYLGQDLAARFLMYLDRGVFISCYSANTTALPLQNYPHPGNPLYLELVQQCQTWGSWEQLALEVGSAQPAALAQVRTLAPERLILARSIWAGTTDLPVVRLGDLLQAGLDAQGGNLLLPVNQDVLATADPQALIGDLRDQTQDLLDRRQQASPHCTPWMPNVCTLTPQPHGDLILQLFDLGCIAFGDYVQASGQVFPYYIDLRRIISNPQTFDAVIDAYGDVVRQLVFDRIAGIPYGALPTASGLALKLNRPLIFPRKEVKAYGARRLVEGNYEPGETAVVVDDILITGKSAVEGAQKLQSCGLLVRDIVVFIDHGGGARERLAAQGYTAWGVLTITEINHTLYETGRITEMQFEALCSQESDQEVGRQSA; from the coding sequence ATGACCTTTTTGGCAAAACTCAATGGAGCGATGGCCCGTAACCAAAGCCTGTGGTGTTTAGGGCTGGATCCTAACCCAGAGGTGATGCCCGAAGCCTATCGCCGTCCCTACGATCGCGATCGCCACCACCTCCATGCGGTGGAAATCCTCTGGGATTGGATGCAATACATTATTGACAGCACCGCCGATCGCGTCTGTGCCTATAAGCCCACCCTGGGATTTTATACCGCCCTCGGTGCCCCTGGCCTGGATTTATTAGCCAAGACCCTCGCCGCCATTCCCGCCGATATTCCTGTGATTCTGGATGCCAAACACCAGGATCTCAGCAGCAGTACGGTGCTGGCCCAAACCGCCTTTGGGCAGTGGCAGGTGGATGCCATCACCCTGAGTCCCTATCTGGGGCAAGATTTAGCGGCCCGATTTTTGATGTACCTCGATCGCGGGGTGTTCATCAGTTGCTACAGCGCCAACACCACCGCCCTACCCCTCCAAAACTACCCCCACCCCGGCAATCCCCTCTATCTGGAACTGGTGCAACAGTGCCAAACCTGGGGCAGTTGGGAACAGTTGGCCCTGGAGGTGGGCAGCGCCCAGCCTGCGGCCTTGGCTCAGGTGCGCACCTTGGCCCCAGAGCGGTTGATTTTAGCCCGCAGCATTTGGGCCGGGACGACGGATCTGCCGGTGGTGCGGTTGGGGGATCTCTTGCAGGCGGGCCTGGATGCCCAGGGGGGCAATTTGCTGTTACCTGTCAACCAAGATGTGTTGGCAACGGCGGATCCCCAGGCGTTGATTGGTGACCTGCGGGATCAAACCCAAGATCTTTTAGACCGTCGTCAACAGGCTTCTCCCCACTGCACCCCCTGGATGCCCAATGTTTGCACCCTCACGCCCCAACCCCATGGGGATCTGATTTTGCAGCTTTTCGATCTGGGGTGCATCGCCTTTGGGGACTATGTCCAAGCATCAGGGCAAGTGTTCCCCTATTACATTGATTTGCGCCGCATTATTTCCAATCCCCAAACCTTCGATGCGGTGATTGATGCCTATGGGGACGTGGTGCGGCAGTTGGTGTTCGATCGCATTGCGGGCATTCCCTATGGTGCCCTGCCCACGGCTTCCGGGTTGGCTCTCAAGCTCAATCGCCCCCTGATTTTCCCCCGGAAGGAGGTCAAAGCCTATGGTGCCCGCCGTTTGGTGGAGGGGAACTATGAGCCAGGGGAAACGGCGGTGGTGGTGGATGATATTTTGATTACCGGCAAAAGTGCGGTGGAAGGGGCGCAAAAATTGCAGAGTTGCGGCCTACTGGTGCGGGATATTGTGGTGTTTATTGACCATGGGGGTGGCGCGCGGGAACGGCTAGCGGCCCAGGGTTACACGGCTTGGGGCGTGTTGACCATTACGGAAATTAACCACACTCTCTATGAAACGGGGCGCATTACGGAGATGCAATTTGAGGCGCTATGCTCCCAGGAGTCTGATCAGGAGGTGGGTCGGCAGTCTGCTTGA
- a CDS encoding response regulator, with protein MQPTPELAGLLEQLQSLRRPPKFKMLVVDDEPDNLDLLYRTFRRQFDVYRAESGAEALDILANKGEVAVIISDQRMPEMKGTEFLSKTVPQFPNTVRIILTGFTDVEDLVDAINSGQVYRYITKPWDPEAMKVLVERALNAYRTQCQRIDGVERAETQTDLIQTIFSIAKTASTITDCLEPMAQILGEYAEADTCIFQLTANKELTGEPGCYGVEPDALGWLAQDTLVEGALTTQLPQGCLDVSQDDQLSGLSHYQEQQISAHLVFPLVYRQRVLAVLSLQWRQVFPLDEGDLSLLYLAIQQVILALMCTTV; from the coding sequence ATGCAACCAACCCCTGAACTTGCTGGACTGCTGGAACAACTGCAAAGCCTGCGGCGGCCTCCGAAATTTAAAATGCTGGTGGTGGATGATGAGCCGGATAACCTGGATCTGCTCTATCGCACCTTCCGTCGCCAGTTTGATGTCTATCGCGCCGAGAGTGGTGCCGAAGCCCTAGACATTTTGGCCAATAAGGGGGAGGTGGCGGTCATTATTTCCGATCAGCGGATGCCGGAGATGAAGGGGACGGAATTCCTCAGCAAAACGGTGCCCCAGTTCCCCAATACTGTGCGGATTATCCTCACCGGCTTTACCGATGTGGAAGATTTGGTGGATGCTATTAACTCAGGGCAGGTTTATCGCTACATTACTAAGCCCTGGGATCCAGAGGCAATGAAGGTGTTGGTGGAACGGGCCTTGAATGCTTACCGCACCCAGTGTCAACGCATTGATGGTGTGGAGCGAGCTGAGACCCAAACAGATTTGATTCAGACGATTTTTTCCATTGCCAAAACCGCCAGTACCATTACCGACTGCCTCGAACCCATGGCCCAAATTCTGGGAGAATATGCAGAGGCGGATACTTGTATTTTTCAATTAACTGCGAACAAGGAACTGACGGGGGAACCGGGCTGCTATGGGGTGGAGCCGGATGCATTGGGATGGTTAGCCCAGGATACGTTAGTTGAAGGGGCGTTGACGACCCAATTACCCCAAGGTTGCTTGGATGTGAGCCAGGATGACCAGTTGTCTGGTCTCAGCCATTATCAAGAGCAACAAATTAGCGCCCATCTGGTTTTTCCCCTGGTTTATCGGCAGCGGGTGCTGGCGGTGTTGTCCCTCCAGTGGCGGCAGGTTTTTCCTTTGGATGAAGGGGATCTGAGTCTGTTGTACTTGGCGATTCAGCAGGTGATTTTGGCCCTGATGTGTACAACGGTCTAG
- a CDS encoding lysozyme family protein has translation MSQSSPTTSPSPNSDPPSQPRPQPDHGLNLILILTIALVGLLYLEEARPDLIAQWFSGPMGTDVQALSRAIISQESNNNYQVVNPHSGALGYAQIMPENLPEWSQAALGREVSPEEFLGDPALQKRIIDHRLNLYWQQALMDSHGDKEEAVLMVASRWYSGDPDLYSSTNPQFYDGYEYPSIADYSAKVLRRWNLQRQPWELL, from the coding sequence GTGAGCCAATCTTCCCCCACCACGTCCCCCTCCCCGAACTCTGATCCCCCCTCCCAGCCCCGTCCCCAACCGGATCACGGGTTGAACTTGATTCTCATTTTGACCATTGCCTTAGTTGGGCTGTTGTACCTGGAAGAAGCCCGCCCTGATCTGATTGCCCAGTGGTTTTCCGGGCCAATGGGTACCGATGTCCAAGCCCTGAGTCGGGCCATTATCAGCCAGGAAAGCAACAATAACTACCAGGTGGTTAATCCCCATTCTGGTGCCTTGGGCTACGCCCAAATCATGCCGGAGAACCTGCCGGAGTGGAGTCAGGCGGCCCTAGGTCGAGAAGTGTCCCCAGAGGAATTCTTGGGGGATCCCGCCCTTCAAAAGCGCATTATTGACCATCGCCTCAATCTCTATTGGCAACAGGCACTGATGGACAGCCACGGGGATAAAGAGGAAGCGGTGTTGATGGTGGCAAGCCGTTGGTATAGTGGCGACCCAGATCTCTATAGTTCCACCAATCCCCAGTTTTATGATGGCTATGAGTACCCTTCGATCGCCGACTACAGCGCCAAGGTGCTGCGGCGGTGGAATCTGCAACGCCAACCCTGGGAACTGCTGTAG
- a CDS encoding PhzF family phenazine biosynthesis protein has translation MAYRFYTLDVFSDRPFGGNPLAVLPQATGLTTAQMQQITREFNLSETVFVLPPETPQGACRLRIFTPGQEVAFAGHPTVGTAFLLTSIGQVPLTGSETTLILEEGVGPVPVVVRAEGDRPVFSQLSAAQPPDFMAVDRDLGDLAAMVGLEPEDFLGGEWEPEGVSCGMAFCYLPLANRSALVRAQLYRDRWQDLLGSSPFPHVYCFCFEPEDPSCSVRSRMFAPALGITEDPATGAAATALAGYLARRQPHTSGTLRWGVEQGVEMGRPSFLAVEADQVAGQTTAIRVGGRSVLISEGTLYL, from the coding sequence ATGGCTTACCGCTTTTATACCTTGGATGTCTTTAGCGATCGCCCCTTTGGGGGCAACCCCTTGGCGGTGCTACCCCAGGCGACAGGTCTGACAACGGCCCAAATGCAGCAGATCACCCGGGAATTTAACCTCTCGGAGACGGTGTTTGTTTTGCCCCCAGAGACCCCCCAGGGGGCTTGTCGCTTACGCATTTTTACCCCTGGCCAGGAGGTGGCCTTTGCGGGCCATCCCACGGTAGGCACGGCGTTTTTGTTAACCAGCATTGGCCAAGTACCCCTGACGGGATCGGAAACCACCTTGATCCTCGAAGAAGGCGTGGGACCGGTGCCCGTTGTCGTGCGGGCCGAGGGCGATCGCCCCGTCTTTAGCCAACTGTCAGCGGCCCAACCGCCAGACTTTATGGCCGTGGATCGGGATTTAGGGGATCTGGCAGCGATGGTGGGTTTGGAACCAGAGGATTTCTTAGGGGGAGAGTGGGAACCGGAAGGGGTCTCCTGTGGCATGGCCTTTTGTTATTTGCCCCTAGCCAACCGATCGGCCCTGGTCCGTGCCCAATTGTACCGCGATCGCTGGCAGGATCTCTTAGGCTCCAGCCCCTTCCCCCATGTCTATTGTTTTTGCTTTGAACCCGAAGACCCCAGTTGCTCAGTGCGATCGCGGATGTTTGCCCCCGCCCTAGGCATCACAGAAGATCCCGCCACGGGAGCCGCAGCCACGGCTTTAGCAGGCTACCTGGCACGACGACAGCCCCACACCAGCGGTACCCTCCGTTGGGGGGTGGAACAGGGGGTGGAAATGGGGCGACCCAGCTTCTTGGCGGTGGAAGCGGATCAGGTGGCGGGACAAACGACGGCGATTCGGGTCGGGGGGCGATCGGTTCTCATCAGCGAAGGCACCCTCTACCTCTAA
- the ndhN gene encoding NAD(P)H-quinone oxidoreductase subunit N → MALFAPGRKFLRDLETAGTLAVYAPLEGGFEGRFQRRLRSFGYQSISLSARGLGDPAMYLTGVHGVRPAHLGKKTIGNGAAVGSVQFIPPILSYRLSSLPPKSKGVVLWLIEGQVLSPEELAYFVDLPKRDPRIKVVLEMGGHHFFRWEPLSQVLSAA, encoded by the coding sequence ATGGCACTGTTTGCCCCTGGCCGCAAATTCCTCCGTGATCTTGAAACCGCCGGAACCCTAGCCGTCTATGCTCCCCTAGAAGGCGGCTTTGAAGGACGCTTTCAACGCCGTCTACGCTCCTTTGGCTATCAATCCATCAGCCTCAGCGCCCGTGGCCTAGGGGATCCCGCCATGTATCTCACCGGTGTGCATGGGGTTCGGCCTGCCCACCTGGGTAAAAAGACTATCGGCAATGGGGCCGCTGTAGGATCCGTTCAATTCATCCCCCCCATCCTCAGCTACCGCCTGTCTAGCCTGCCTCCCAAATCTAAGGGCGTGGTGCTGTGGTTGATCGAAGGCCAAGTCCTCTCCCCCGAAGAGCTGGCCTATTTTGTGGATCTTCCTAAACGGGATCCCCGCATCAAAGTGGTGCTGGAAATGGGGGGTCATCACTTTTTCCGCTGGGAACCCCTCAGCCAGGTCTTGAGTGCCGCCTAA
- a CDS encoding DICT sensory domain-containing protein: protein MPISTLEALIQELTTDSGRDPIYPQIFFKTSLTALSHAMEDQVLAGSDRPLVIASFQRERFYRQEAHRYRRIARQTSQVYILAAMETDFTNGSDPDTAGGYETVAFDQQDCLSQEWNLIIVGQTYASCLICHERAQPQLWSKQAMDQSRQFEGIWTFDRRIASRAASLLLDQILGYRPDLAAKVAAARQEFVPTSLEPLAGVGPEPFAERLLTYLQAGQYKLMKAYRSLESKEQRERLVNLITTALRQSLDPDEVFQVATRELGQALGTCRCLLYACRETDEQVFIRHECLGRSVTSLQGQPWTLQKNPLFQTLAQHQTSVEVVVEDNEQVAQSPLLQQLTQQWHISRWLLVPVLHQDQLIGVLELHHCGESREAWTVQERVLAEAIAAQVGVALIQARAFAHLEDLNQQLAALDRTRDNLTAIVGHELRTPLSTVQVCLESMATEPDMPEELRQVMIETAMTDAERLRRLVQDFLMLSRLESGRVEWNPEVLSFQECLDMALSHIRARQTREQLPEVVVELPLALPLVRVDGEWLVEVLSKILDNACKFTPADGRVSIQAGSGAEGLLHVTVADTGRGIEPDRLEAVFDRFHQEEGALRRTVGGTGLGLAIARQIIQRLGGQIWAESAGRDQGTCFHFTVPVALEGL, encoded by the coding sequence ATGCCTATCTCGACATTGGAAGCGTTGATCCAAGAACTGACAACAGACTCGGGTCGGGATCCCATTTATCCTCAAATTTTCTTTAAAACCTCCCTCACTGCGTTGTCCCATGCCATGGAAGATCAGGTGCTGGCGGGGAGCGATCGGCCTTTAGTCATTGCCAGTTTCCAGCGGGAACGCTTTTACCGCCAGGAAGCCCATCGCTACCGCCGCATTGCTCGCCAAACCTCCCAGGTCTATATCTTGGCAGCCATGGAAACGGACTTTACCAATGGTTCCGACCCTGACACCGCCGGAGGCTATGAGACGGTGGCTTTTGATCAACAGGACTGCCTCAGCCAAGAGTGGAATCTGATCATTGTGGGCCAGACCTATGCCAGTTGCTTGATTTGCCATGAACGGGCACAGCCCCAATTGTGGTCAAAACAAGCCATGGATCAATCCCGGCAATTTGAGGGGATTTGGACCTTCGATCGCCGCATTGCCTCCCGTGCCGCCAGCTTGTTGTTGGATCAAATCCTGGGCTATCGGCCAGACCTGGCAGCGAAGGTGGCCGCTGCCCGTCAGGAATTTGTACCCACCAGCTTAGAACCATTGGCAGGAGTGGGTCCGGAACCCTTTGCGGAGCGCCTGCTGACCTATCTCCAGGCGGGGCAGTATAAGTTAATGAAAGCCTATCGTTCCCTGGAATCGAAGGAACAGCGGGAACGGCTGGTCAACCTGATCACCACCGCCCTGCGCCAATCCTTGGATCCCGATGAGGTGTTTCAGGTGGCGACCCGGGAACTGGGGCAAGCCTTGGGCACCTGCCGTTGTTTGCTCTATGCCTGTCGGGAGACGGATGAGCAAGTGTTCATTCGTCATGAGTGTTTGGGGCGATCGGTCACCTCCCTCCAGGGTCAACCCTGGACCCTGCAAAAAAACCCCCTCTTCCAGACCCTCGCCCAGCACCAAACCTCTGTGGAAGTGGTGGTGGAGGACAATGAACAGGTGGCCCAATCCCCCCTCTTGCAACAGTTAACCCAACAATGGCACATTAGCCGCTGGCTGTTGGTGCCGGTGTTACACCAGGATCAGTTAATTGGGGTGCTGGAGTTGCACCACTGTGGTGAGAGCCGGGAAGCGTGGACGGTGCAGGAGCGGGTCTTGGCGGAGGCGATCGCCGCCCAAGTGGGGGTGGCCTTAATTCAAGCCCGGGCCTTTGCCCATTTAGAGGACTTGAACCAACAACTGGCGGCCCTCGATCGTACCCGTGATAACCTGACGGCCATCGTCGGCCATGAGCTACGCACTCCCCTGTCCACGGTGCAGGTGTGCTTGGAAAGCATGGCCACGGAACCGGATATGCCGGAGGAATTGCGGCAGGTGATGATCGAGACGGCCATGACGGATGCGGAGCGACTGCGGCGGCTGGTGCAGGACTTTCTGATGTTGTCGCGGCTGGAAAGTGGGCGGGTGGAATGGAATCCTGAGGTGTTGTCCTTCCAGGAATGCCTTGATATGGCCTTGAGTCATATTCGTGCCCGACAAACCCGTGAACAGTTGCCAGAGGTGGTGGTGGAGTTGCCGTTGGCGTTGCCGTTGGTGCGGGTGGATGGGGAATGGCTGGTGGAGGTGTTGTCTAAGATTTTGGACAATGCCTGCAAATTTACACCGGCTGACGGTCGAGTCAGCATTCAGGCCGGGTCCGGGGCGGAGGGGTTGCTCCATGTGACGGTGGCGGATACGGGGCGGGGCATTGAGCCGGATCGCTTGGAGGCGGTGTTCGATCGCTTCCACCAAGAGGAGGGTGCCCTGCGGCGCACGGTGGGGGGGACGGGGTTGGGGCTAGCGATCGCCCGCCAGATTATCCAGCGTTTGGGGGGACAGATCTGGGCTGAGTCGGCAGGTCGGGATCAGGGCACCTGCTTCCACTTTACGGTGCCTGTGGCCCTAGAAGGTCTGTAG
- a CDS encoding helix-hairpin-helix domain-containing protein produces MAKNRSLAVLLALAGAVTPVTGLHKFYVGQPRWGLVYLALFWTPLPHVASALEAIWYALQPPDHFAQMGSGEDPGLQSEGAMGLGANPGGADLEALGRSGWTIDVNKAQVDDWLRIPGFAPHHAQILAALVRSGVQFHCLDDLAAALDCDPQTLHALEPLLCFAYYEPDILENCSKINPNRATLQQLLKIPHMSPALAQTIIHQRILQGHYGNLALLQQRLNLPPNQVEHLMHYLTFRD; encoded by the coding sequence ATGGCAAAGAATCGTAGCCTAGCGGTGCTGCTGGCCCTGGCCGGTGCCGTGACCCCTGTGACTGGTCTCCATAAGTTTTATGTGGGGCAACCCCGCTGGGGACTGGTTTACTTGGCTCTGTTTTGGACTCCTCTGCCCCATGTGGCCAGTGCATTGGAGGCCATCTGGTATGCCCTCCAGCCTCCAGACCACTTTGCTCAGATGGGGAGTGGAGAGGATCCAGGGCTGCAATCGGAGGGGGCGATGGGGCTGGGGGCTAATCCTGGCGGGGCCGATCTGGAGGCTTTGGGGCGATCGGGCTGGACGATCGATGTCAACAAGGCCCAGGTAGACGACTGGCTACGCATTCCCGGTTTTGCCCCTCACCACGCCCAGATCCTGGCAGCATTGGTGCGATCGGGGGTTCAGTTCCACTGTCTAGACGATCTGGCCGCTGCCCTTGATTGCGATCCCCAAACTCTCCACGCTCTGGAACCCCTCCTTTGCTTTGCTTACTATGAACCCGATATCTTAGAAAACTGCTCTAAAATTAACCCCAACCGTGCCACTCTCCAGCAGTTGCTGAAAATCCCCCACATGTCTCCAGCTTTGGCCCAAACGATTATCCATCAGCGCATTCTTCAAGGTCATTACGGTAATTTAGCCCTGTTGCAACAACGGCTGAATCTTCCCCCCAACCAGGTGGAGCATCTGATGCATTACCTCACCTTTCGCGATTAA
- a CDS encoding rhomboid family intramembrane serine protease, which translates to MPKPNLLDRFSDQITILGSLVALMWAVEILDAVIFHGTLDNFGIRPRRLGGLGGILFSPFLHGDFAHLMANTVPFVTLGWLVMLRRIQDFWEVTIVTLMISGLGVWLLGASNSVHIGASGLIFGYFGFLLLRGYFERKLDSIALAIGVFAFYGGLLWGVVPWQQGISWEGHFFGLVGGGVAAWLLAKD; encoded by the coding sequence ATGCCAAAGCCCAACCTGCTCGATCGGTTTTCTGATCAAATCACCATTTTGGGGAGTTTAGTCGCTCTGATGTGGGCTGTAGAAATTCTCGATGCTGTGATTTTCCACGGTACCTTGGATAATTTTGGCATTCGTCCCCGCCGTTTAGGGGGATTGGGGGGTATTCTCTTTTCCCCCTTCCTCCATGGTGATTTTGCCCATTTAATGGCCAATACCGTCCCCTTTGTGACCCTGGGTTGGCTGGTGATGCTGCGGCGGATTCAGGATTTCTGGGAGGTGACGATCGTCACCCTAATGATTAGTGGTTTGGGGGTGTGGTTGCTGGGGGCTAGCAACTCTGTCCACATCGGGGCTAGTGGTCTCATTTTCGGCTATTTCGGCTTTCTATTGCTGCGGGGCTACTTTGAACGCAAGCTAGACTCCATTGCCTTAGCCATTGGGGTCTTTGCCTTTTATGGGGGGCTGCTGTGGGGGGTGGTGCCTTGGCAACAAGGGATTTCTTGGGAGGGGCACTTCTTCGGGTTAGTGGGGGGAGGTGTGGCGGCTTGGTTACTGGCGAAAGATTAA
- the acsF gene encoding magnesium-protoporphyrin IX monomethyl ester (oxidative) cyclase has product MVNTLEKPNFEEIRPGVKAPAKDNILTPRFYTTDFDRMATMDLVVNEDELKAIIEEFRIDYNRHHFVRNELFDQSWDHIDGDTRRLFVEFLERSCTAEFSGFLLYKELSRRIKDSNPLLAEGFQLMSRDEARHAGFLNKAMSDFNLQLDLGFLTKSKDYTFFEPEFIFYATYLSEKIGYWRYITIYRHLESHPENRLYPIFNFFENWCQDENRHGDFFDAVMRTQPQMLDKPSSLWQKLTDIPLSFSGKAWQRYLMVSWVTPKTWCRFFLLSVFATMYLNDTQRADFYAAIGLDARDYDKHVIEKTNETAGRVFPIILDVNHPEFYSRLEICVCNNEKLRAIDASTASGFVKVIQKVPVLASNAWQLLKLFQLKPLAVNEIQGAIL; this is encoded by the coding sequence ATGGTAAACACTCTCGAAAAACCCAATTTTGAAGAGATCCGCCCCGGCGTAAAGGCTCCCGCCAAGGACAACATCCTCACGCCCCGGTTCTATACCACCGACTTCGATCGCATGGCCACCATGGATTTAGTGGTCAATGAGGATGAACTGAAAGCCATCATCGAAGAGTTTCGCATCGACTATAACCGTCACCACTTTGTGCGGAACGAACTGTTTGACCAGTCCTGGGATCACATCGATGGGGATACCCGCCGTCTCTTTGTGGAATTTCTGGAGCGCTCCTGTACCGCTGAATTTTCTGGGTTCCTACTCTACAAAGAACTGAGCCGTCGCATTAAAGACAGCAACCCGCTGTTGGCGGAAGGCTTCCAGCTCATGTCTCGGGACGAAGCCCGCCACGCTGGTTTCCTGAACAAGGCTATGTCTGACTTTAACTTGCAGTTAGACTTGGGCTTTTTGACCAAGAGCAAAGACTACACTTTCTTTGAGCCGGAATTCATCTTCTACGCCACCTATCTCTCGGAGAAAATTGGCTACTGGCGCTATATCACCATCTATCGCCACCTGGAGAGCCATCCCGAAAATCGCCTCTATCCCATTTTCAATTTCTTTGAGAACTGGTGCCAGGACGAGAACCGCCACGGTGACTTCTTTGATGCGGTGATGCGTACCCAGCCCCAAATGTTGGACAAGCCCAGCAGTCTTTGGCAGAAGCTGACGGACATTCCCCTATCCTTCTCTGGCAAAGCATGGCAGCGCTACCTGATGGTCTCTTGGGTTACCCCCAAGACCTGGTGCCGCTTCTTCCTGCTGTCGGTGTTTGCCACCATGTATCTCAACGATACCCAGCGCGCTGACTTCTACGCCGCCATTGGTTTGGATGCGCGGGACTACGATAAGCATGTGATCGAGAAGACCAACGAAACTGCTGGTCGGGTGTTCCCCATTATTCTGGATGTGAACCATCCTGAGTTTTACAGCCGCTTAGAAATTTGCGTTTGTAATAATGAGAAATTGCGGGCGATCGATGCCTCCACTGCCTCCGGCTTTGTCAAGGTCATCCAAAAGGTTCCTGTCTTGGCCTCCAATGCTTGGCAGTTACTCAAGTTGTTCCAACTCAAGCCCTTGGCTGTGAACGAAATTCAAGGGGCTATTCTGTAG
- a CDS encoding photosystem II reaction center protein I codes for MEALKIAVYVTVSFFVALFVFGFLSGDPARTPSRKDADLEQ; via the coding sequence ATGGAAGCCTTAAAAATCGCTGTTTATGTGACTGTTTCCTTCTTCGTGGCTCTGTTTGTCTTTGGGTTCCTGTCTGGCGACCCCGCCCGTACCCCCAGCCGTAAGGATGCCGATCTAGAGCAGTAG